The following proteins come from a genomic window of Pyxidicoccus sp. MSG2:
- a CDS encoding PhoH family protein: MRNPATLESPEVLTTSASAKVDVRDNATALALCGNQNENLKLMERRLGVRVGQRGTEFHLSGPSDAVAFSVRLLENLEEMIRAGRPVYREDVEQGIKVLGRGGAESLQEVMLGPVLKSSGNRQISPKSINQKRYVDAIRAHDIVFGIGPAGTGKTYLAMAMAVAFLQERKVKRIVLARPAVEAGEKLGFLPGDLQEKVNPYLRPLYDALHDMMAAERAAQLLEQGVVEVAPLAFMRGRTLNDAFVILDEAQNTTVEQMKMFLTRLGYNSKAVITGDVTQVDLPTGKMSGLTHARSVLKNVEGIHFAEFSEVDVVRHPLVQEVIRAYDRAELAKLEAQVAREAAASAPKSAAAPVGSE, encoded by the coding sequence TTGCGAAATCCCGCCACGTTGGAATCGCCCGAAGTCCTCACCACCTCCGCCTCAGCCAAGGTGGACGTTCGTGACAACGCGACCGCCCTGGCCCTCTGCGGCAATCAGAACGAAAACCTCAAGTTGATGGAGCGGCGGCTCGGTGTCCGCGTCGGACAGCGGGGGACCGAGTTCCACCTGTCCGGGCCTTCCGACGCCGTGGCCTTCTCGGTGCGTCTCCTGGAGAACCTGGAGGAGATGATCCGCGCGGGCCGTCCCGTCTATCGCGAGGACGTGGAGCAGGGCATCAAGGTGCTCGGGCGGGGCGGGGCGGAGTCCCTCCAGGAGGTCATGCTCGGGCCCGTGCTGAAGAGCTCCGGCAACCGCCAGATTTCGCCCAAGAGCATCAACCAGAAGCGGTACGTGGACGCCATCCGCGCGCACGACATCGTCTTCGGCATCGGCCCGGCCGGCACGGGCAAGACGTACCTGGCCATGGCCATGGCGGTGGCCTTCCTGCAGGAGCGCAAGGTCAAGCGCATCGTCCTGGCGCGCCCCGCGGTGGAGGCCGGCGAGAAGCTGGGCTTCCTCCCCGGCGACCTGCAGGAGAAGGTGAACCCCTACCTGCGCCCGCTGTACGACGCGCTCCACGACATGATGGCGGCCGAGCGCGCCGCGCAACTGCTGGAGCAGGGCGTGGTGGAGGTGGCTCCGCTGGCCTTCATGCGCGGCCGCACGCTGAACGATGCCTTCGTCATCCTCGACGAGGCGCAGAACACCACCGTGGAACAGATGAAGATGTTCCTGACGCGACTTGGCTACAACAGCAAGGCGGTCATCACCGGTGACGTGACGCAGGTGGACCTGCCCACGGGGAAGATGTCCGGCCTCACCCACGCGCGCTCGGTGCTTAAGAACGTCGAGGGCATCCACTTCGCGGAGTTCTCCGAGGTGGACGTGGTCCGCCACCCGCTCGTCCAGGAAGTCATCCGCGCGTATGACCGCGCGGAGTTGGCCAAGCTCGAGGCCCAGGTCGCCCGCGAGGCGGCCGCCTCGGCTCCGAAGTCCGCCGCCGCGCCCGTCGGTAGCGAGTGA
- the prfB gene encoding peptide chain release factor 2 (programmed frameshift), translating to MANDSMEKINGLRERVLALRGHLDLDRKRSRIALIERESTLPTFWDDHAKAQSMLKEKSTMEASVGSYDKVMRGLDDAQALLELAAEANDADTAKEAEGSLEGLEGDVAKLELARMLSGEQDRSSCFMDINAGAGGTDSMDWAAMLLRMYSRYCETKGWKVEINDEVPGEEAGFKNVSLRIEGDFAYGYLKAEVGVHRLVRISPFDANARRQTAFASVDVYPEVDDTIQIDIPEKDIDLKFIRGGGAGGQKVNKTSSTAQLRHLPTGIIITCQTERSQSANKDMAFKILRGRLFELEMKKREAARDAAEAQKKDISFGSQIRSYVLAPYRMVKDLRTGVETGNVDAVLDGDLDEFVTAQLLGVKNPNRSAGAD from the exons ATGGCGAACGATTCGATGGAGAAGATCAACGGCCTGAGGGAGCGCGTGTTGGCGCTCCGGGGGCATCTT GACCTCGACCGCAAGCGCTCTCGCATTGCGCTGATCGAGCGGGAGTCCACGCTCCCCACCTTCTGGGACGACCACGCCAAGGCCCAGTCGATGTTGAAGGAGAAGTCGACGATGGAGGCCAGCGTGGGCTCCTACGACAAGGTGATGCGCGGCCTGGACGACGCGCAGGCCCTGCTGGAGCTGGCGGCCGAGGCCAACGACGCGGACACCGCGAAGGAGGCGGAGGGCTCGTTGGAAGGTCTGGAGGGCGACGTCGCCAAGCTCGAGCTGGCGCGAATGCTGTCCGGCGAGCAGGACCGCAGCAGCTGCTTCATGGACATCAACGCCGGCGCCGGTGGCACGGACTCCATGGACTGGGCCGCCATGCTGTTGCGGATGTACTCGCGTTACTGCGAGACGAAGGGCTGGAAGGTGGAGATCAACGACGAGGTGCCGGGCGAGGAGGCGGGCTTCAAGAACGTCTCCCTGCGCATCGAAGGCGACTTCGCCTACGGCTACCTCAAGGCGGAGGTCGGCGTGCACCGGCTGGTGCGCATCAGCCCGTTCGACGCCAACGCGCGGCGCCAGACGGCCTTCGCCTCCGTGGACGTCTATCCGGAGGTGGACGACACCATCCAGATCGACATCCCCGAGAAGGACATCGACCTGAAGTTCATCCGCGGCGGCGGCGCGGGCGGCCAGAAGGTGAACAAGACGTCGTCCACCGCGCAGCTGCGCCACCTGCCCACCGGCATCATCATCACCTGCCAGACGGAGCGCTCGCAGTCGGCCAACAAGGACATGGCCTTCAAGATCCTGCGCGGCCGCCTGTTCGAGCTGGAGATGAAGAAGCGCGAGGCCGCGCGCGACGCGGCGGAAGCGCAGAAGAAGGACATCTCCTTCGGCTCGCAGATTCGCAGCTACGTGCTCGCCCCGTACCGCATGGTGAAGGACCTGCGCACCGGCGTGGAGACGGGCAACGTGGACGCGGTGCTGGATGGCGACCTGGATGAGTTCGTCACCGCACAGCTGCTCGGGGTGAAGAACCCCAACCGCAGCGCGGGCGCGGACTAG
- a CDS encoding HD family phosphohydrolase, whose product MAEPETQPPGRSPLDALAERLGLGNGVWGRRAIQVFLLLAVAVGAGFVISPGLYSQQIPALTEEHLGKPFRASSPAGFKAARDYEIVHRAMTQQRRQDARGAVRPVYDLNPAVVGSLRTTVSAAFRTMRERLDELAEAQAEQDPEEGRRRKPQAPSPEDVERERRAREAMLAEFQELLFGQRDSGLEAEDFQALYATRFSPEAETATLLVLERAYRSERGPVFVAGSRDELAREAPQGLTVRDVVNKGEDTLPGAAPQVVDVREAQQEMDRFASIPGNLLPDAPGVQRRAVLRLAKRLVRPNLTINIAETDARRTQAAQAVKDAVISIKRGQRVIGDGELVNETHLVMLRGMRAETDQLDLFWLQLGGTGLVGLLVVSSYAFCRAAFRRFRPTRKDGLLLGLLLVGLLGLLQVWVSIADAVQDRYTALPIEAFYYAFPVAAGAMLVRFILTQELALFFALVFACLAGVMLSNSLAFGIYTLVGSLVAADRIVKAKDRVGIFRAGLLTGATNLVAVVFLFLVEGKGLAGDTLITALCAFVGSTLAVPVMVMALTPLIESTFGYASDIKLLELANLNHPALKELIVQAPGTYHHSIIIGSLVENAAETIGANPLLARSCAYYHDIGKGRNPLYFGENQKGENRHDQLAPAMSAVIIKRHVTEGLEMARQYRLPKLVADAIPQHHGTRTVGYFFHKALKEQEGKDGAPPIDESIYRYPGPKPQFREAALVMIADAVEASTRSMPDPTTPKLQAQVQKIINLIFSEGQLDECDLTLKDLNLIAQSFLHTLEGIYHTRPAYPAGAVGGGKAPPLVVAGGMKVSDGKDKARTAGMS is encoded by the coding sequence ATGGCCGAACCGGAAACGCAGCCCCCCGGGCGCAGTCCACTGGACGCGCTCGCCGAACGCCTCGGACTGGGCAATGGCGTCTGGGGCCGGCGCGCCATCCAGGTCTTCCTGCTGCTCGCGGTGGCGGTGGGTGCCGGCTTCGTCATTTCCCCGGGCCTCTACAGCCAGCAGATTCCGGCGCTGACCGAGGAGCACCTCGGCAAGCCGTTCCGGGCCAGCTCTCCGGCCGGGTTCAAGGCCGCGCGCGACTACGAAATCGTCCACCGCGCCATGACGCAGCAGCGGCGCCAGGACGCGCGTGGCGCCGTCCGCCCCGTGTATGACTTGAACCCCGCCGTGGTGGGCAGCCTGCGCACCACGGTGAGCGCCGCCTTCCGCACCATGCGCGAGCGCCTGGACGAGCTGGCCGAGGCGCAGGCCGAGCAGGACCCCGAGGAGGGGCGCCGCCGCAAGCCGCAGGCGCCCTCTCCGGAGGACGTGGAGCGTGAGCGCCGCGCCCGCGAGGCGATGCTGGCGGAGTTCCAGGAGCTGCTCTTCGGCCAGCGTGACTCGGGGCTGGAGGCGGAGGACTTCCAGGCGCTGTACGCCACCCGCTTCTCGCCGGAGGCGGAGACGGCCACGTTGCTGGTGCTGGAGCGGGCCTACCGCTCCGAGCGGGGCCCGGTGTTCGTGGCGGGCTCGCGTGACGAGCTGGCGCGCGAGGCCCCCCAGGGGCTCACCGTCCGCGACGTGGTGAACAAGGGCGAGGACACGCTGCCCGGCGCCGCGCCGCAGGTGGTGGACGTGCGCGAGGCGCAGCAGGAGATGGACCGCTTCGCCTCCATCCCCGGCAACCTGCTGCCGGACGCACCCGGCGTGCAGCGCCGTGCCGTGCTGCGGCTGGCCAAGCGGCTGGTGCGGCCCAACCTCACCATCAACATCGCGGAGACGGACGCGCGGCGCACCCAGGCGGCGCAGGCGGTGAAGGACGCCGTCATCTCCATCAAGAGGGGCCAGCGCGTCATCGGCGACGGCGAGCTCGTCAACGAGACGCACCTGGTGATGCTGCGCGGCATGCGCGCGGAGACGGACCAGCTGGACCTCTTCTGGCTCCAGCTGGGCGGCACGGGGCTGGTGGGGCTGCTGGTGGTGTCCTCGTACGCCTTCTGCCGCGCGGCCTTCCGGCGCTTCCGGCCCACGCGCAAGGACGGGCTGCTGCTGGGCCTGTTGCTGGTGGGCCTGCTGGGCCTGCTCCAGGTCTGGGTGTCCATCGCGGACGCGGTGCAGGACCGGTACACCGCGCTGCCGATAGAAGCCTTCTATTACGCCTTCCCGGTGGCGGCCGGCGCCATGCTGGTGCGCTTCATCCTCACGCAGGAGCTGGCGCTGTTCTTCGCGCTGGTCTTCGCCTGCCTTGCCGGCGTCATGCTGAGCAACTCGCTGGCCTTCGGCATCTACACGCTGGTGGGCTCGCTGGTGGCGGCGGACCGCATCGTCAAGGCCAAGGACCGCGTGGGCATCTTCCGCGCGGGCCTCCTGACGGGCGCGACGAACCTGGTGGCGGTGGTGTTCCTCTTCCTCGTGGAGGGCAAGGGGCTGGCGGGCGACACGCTCATCACCGCGCTGTGCGCCTTCGTGGGCTCCACCCTGGCCGTGCCGGTGATGGTGATGGCGCTGACGCCGCTCATCGAGTCCACCTTCGGCTACGCCTCGGACATCAAGCTGCTGGAGCTGGCCAACCTCAACCACCCGGCGCTCAAGGAGCTCATCGTCCAGGCGCCCGGCACCTACCACCACTCCATCATCATCGGCTCGTTGGTGGAGAACGCGGCGGAGACCATCGGCGCCAACCCGCTCCTGGCGCGCTCGTGCGCGTACTACCACGACATCGGAAAGGGCCGGAACCCGCTCTACTTCGGGGAGAACCAGAAGGGGGAGAACCGGCACGACCAGCTCGCCCCCGCGATGAGCGCCGTCATCATCAAGCGCCACGTGACGGAGGGGCTGGAGATGGCCCGGCAGTACCGGCTGCCCAAGCTGGTGGCGGACGCCATTCCGCAGCACCACGGCACGCGCACGGTGGGCTACTTCTTCCACAAGGCGTTGAAGGAGCAGGAGGGCAAGGACGGCGCGCCCCCCATCGACGAGAGCATCTACCGGTACCCGGGCCCCAAGCCCCAGTTCCGCGAGGCGGCGCTGGTGATGATCGCCGACGCGGTGGAGGCCTCCACGCGCTCCATGCCGGACCCCACCACGCCCAAGCTGCAGGCGCAGGTACAGAAGATCATCAACCTCATCTTCTCCGAGGGGCAGCTGGACGAGTGCGACCTGACGCTGAAGGACCTGAACCTCATCGCGCAGTCCTTCCTGCACACGCTGGAGGGCATCTACCACACGCGGCCGGCGTACCCGGCGGGCGCGGTGGGCGGGGGCAAGGCGCCGCCGCTGGTGGTGGCGGGCGGGATGAAGGTGTCGGACGGCAAGGACAAGGCGCGCACCGCGGGGATGTCATGA
- a CDS encoding LptE family protein, which translates to MSRPFAPVSQRFRLAMGVWGACVAASAGCGYRFVGKGEGLPEGVTALCAPVFTNETPEPTLETLFTRYLRQELTRVGRLSSGTACDARLEGTVLSVWNSPTITGNYFRISANARLRLVKDGQVLKETQVGGTEDYLLGTGDILQAEANRQAALDRLAEVLMRDGYDRLASAW; encoded by the coding sequence ATGTCGCGTCCCTTCGCGCCCGTGTCGCAGCGCTTCCGCCTGGCCATGGGCGTGTGGGGGGCCTGCGTGGCCGCCAGCGCGGGGTGTGGCTACCGCTTCGTCGGGAAGGGCGAGGGCCTGCCGGAAGGCGTGACGGCCCTCTGCGCTCCCGTCTTCACCAACGAGACGCCGGAGCCCACGCTGGAGACGCTCTTCACGCGCTACCTGCGCCAGGAGTTGACGCGGGTGGGGCGGCTGTCGAGCGGGACGGCCTGCGACGCGCGCCTGGAGGGCACGGTGCTCTCGGTGTGGAACTCACCCACCATCACCGGCAACTACTTCCGCATCTCCGCCAATGCCCGGTTGAGGCTGGTGAAGGACGGACAGGTCCTCAAGGAGACCCAGGTGGGGGGTACCGAGGATTACCTGCTGGGAACGGGGGACATCCTGCAGGCCGAGGCCAACCGGCAGGCCGCGCTGGACCGCCTGGCGGAGGTGCTCATGCGCGACGGGTACGATCGGCTGGCCAGCGCCTGGTGA
- a CDS encoding DUF4105 domain-containing protein has product MPRLSLIATCLLGLLLWTAPAHAREISIPPWGSGESRGEDLSIWLVTFSPGDDVPSWWGHGSLVVEDKRLQQQRLYNYGMFTFNDTMLARFAMGRLEFWVGHSSVGSTFRYYQSEDRDVRIQELNLTPEQRVIVAKRLADNVLPENREYLYHHYNDNCVTRLRDMIDVATGGQLKEMDRAPGRMTLREHTRRYTAVNAPMSVLLDFMMNDEIDHPITKWEEAFLPDELEMQVAALQVKGADGTQQSLAAKTWNYYESPTRKRPPAEPPAWGPWILALGVALGGAAVGLAAWERRGSRVARLLLALENVVLGLLLGIPGTALFIMWLVTDHTVTYRNENLFLANPLTLLALPFGVALMWNSAKARARLSKVWLVLAASGVLGVVLKVLPPFDQDNWRLIALILPISVGMAGAFGLDRVLARLRGSSRASAGRGDAVPSLKTP; this is encoded by the coding sequence ATGCCCCGCCTGTCACTCATCGCCACCTGCCTGCTTGGCCTGCTCCTGTGGACGGCCCCGGCCCACGCGCGCGAGATCTCCATCCCGCCCTGGGGCTCCGGGGAGAGCCGGGGCGAAGACTTGTCCATCTGGCTGGTGACGTTCAGCCCCGGGGACGACGTGCCCTCGTGGTGGGGGCATGGCTCGCTGGTGGTGGAGGACAAGCGGCTCCAGCAGCAGCGCCTCTACAACTACGGGATGTTCACCTTCAACGACACCATGCTGGCCCGCTTCGCCATGGGCCGCCTGGAGTTCTGGGTGGGCCACTCGTCCGTCGGTTCCACCTTCCGCTACTACCAGTCGGAAGACCGCGACGTCCGCATCCAGGAGCTGAACCTCACCCCCGAGCAGCGCGTCATCGTCGCGAAGCGGCTGGCGGACAACGTGCTGCCGGAGAACCGCGAGTACCTGTACCATCATTACAACGACAACTGCGTTACCCGGCTGCGCGACATGATTGACGTCGCCACGGGCGGGCAGTTGAAGGAGATGGACCGGGCCCCGGGGCGCATGACGCTGCGCGAGCACACGCGGCGCTACACCGCGGTGAATGCGCCCATGAGCGTGCTGCTCGACTTCATGATGAACGATGAAATCGATCATCCCATCACGAAGTGGGAGGAGGCCTTCCTCCCGGACGAGCTGGAGATGCAGGTGGCGGCGCTCCAGGTGAAGGGCGCGGATGGGACGCAGCAGTCGCTGGCGGCGAAGACCTGGAACTACTACGAGTCCCCCACGCGCAAGCGCCCGCCCGCGGAGCCTCCGGCGTGGGGCCCCTGGATTCTGGCGCTCGGCGTGGCGCTCGGCGGCGCGGCGGTGGGGCTGGCGGCGTGGGAGCGGCGCGGCAGCCGGGTGGCCAGGCTGCTGCTCGCGCTGGAGAACGTGGTGCTGGGGCTCTTGCTCGGCATCCCCGGCACGGCGCTGTTCATCATGTGGCTGGTGACGGACCACACGGTGACCTACCGGAACGAGAATCTCTTCCTCGCCAACCCGCTGACGCTGCTGGCGCTGCCCTTCGGCGTGGCGCTGATGTGGAACAGCGCGAAGGCGCGCGCGCGGTTGTCCAAGGTGTGGCTGGTGCTGGCGGCCTCGGGCGTGCTGGGCGTGGTGCTGAAAGTGCTGCCCCCGTTCGACCAGGACAACTGGCGCCTCATCGCGCTCATCCTGCCCATCTCCGTGGGCATGGCCGGTGCCTTCGGGCTGGACCGGGTGCTGGCGCGCCTGCGCGGCTCGAGCCGCGCGTCAGCCGGGCGGGGGGATGCCGTCCCTTCGCTCAAGACTCCCTGA
- a CDS encoding DUF4388 domain-containing protein — MSLQGTLKDFGIGDILQLIGQQQKTGTLHFRNKDQEVRVGFKDGHIIKAESLTRKRKDLIGNMLVRSELITEMQLEAALETQRRTLKRLGDVLVSTQALTAERFQSMMQLQATETLYRLFTWKSGTYEFIQEPVEPDAEAIRPLRAETVLMEGFRMVDEWPVIRKKIHRDDLTFERLKALPQPRPDEEGGELGSIGPTERRVYEEIAPGRDLRKLVDVCCLGEFETCKALFNLVKGEYARAVHPEGVRAPAPGDERLLARVGGTVGRVVVTMVVLAALALVVSRSAYASPEGLAATSFTDPAAQRHVSEAQRVRIAAALEVFRLERGELPERLDSLVQAGLLESEELSYPWREQYYYRRIAARQFVLLPPLR, encoded by the coding sequence ATGTCCCTCCAGGGAACTCTGAAGGACTTCGGCATCGGCGACATCCTGCAGCTCATCGGGCAGCAGCAGAAGACGGGCACGCTGCACTTCCGCAACAAGGACCAGGAGGTCCGCGTCGGCTTCAAGGACGGCCACATCATCAAGGCCGAGAGCCTCACCCGGAAGCGCAAGGACCTCATCGGCAACATGCTGGTGCGCTCCGAGCTCATCACCGAGATGCAGCTGGAGGCCGCGCTGGAGACGCAGCGGCGCACCCTCAAGCGACTGGGGGACGTGCTCGTCTCCACCCAGGCCCTCACCGCCGAGCGCTTCCAGTCGATGATGCAGCTCCAGGCGACCGAGACGCTCTACCGCCTCTTCACGTGGAAGTCGGGCACCTACGAGTTCATCCAGGAGCCCGTGGAGCCGGACGCCGAGGCCATCCGCCCCCTGCGCGCCGAGACGGTGCTCATGGAGGGCTTCCGGATGGTGGACGAGTGGCCCGTCATCCGGAAGAAGATCCACCGCGACGACCTGACCTTCGAGCGCCTCAAGGCGCTGCCCCAGCCCCGGCCCGATGAAGAGGGCGGGGAGCTGGGCTCCATCGGTCCCACCGAGCGGCGCGTCTACGAGGAAATCGCCCCCGGCCGCGACCTGCGCAAGCTCGTGGACGTCTGTTGCCTGGGCGAGTTCGAGACGTGCAAGGCCCTCTTCAACCTGGTGAAGGGGGAGTACGCGCGCGCCGTCCATCCGGAGGGCGTGCGCGCGCCCGCGCCAGGAGACGAGCGCCTGCTCGCCCGGGTGGGGGGCACGGTGGGCCGCGTGGTGGTCACCATGGTGGTGCTGGCCGCGCTGGCCCTCGTCGTCTCCCGGAGCGCGTACGCGAGCCCCGAGGGCCTCGCCGCCACGTCCTTCACGGATCCGGCGGCCCAGCGTCATGTTTCCGAGGCCCAGCGCGTCCGCATCGCCGCGGCGCTCGAGGTGTTCCGGCTGGAACGCGGAGAGCTCCCGGAACGCCTGGATTCTTTGGTACAGGCAGGATTGTTGGAGTCGGAAGAGCTCAGCTACCCCTGGCGGGAGCAGTATTATTACCGACGGATTGCTGCCCGGCAGTTCGTTCTCCTGCCACCCTTGCGCTAG
- the ybeY gene encoding rRNA maturation RNase YbeY, translating to MRLRKGKLIPRDDGKRIEEFVGAATTGTEATSVARMLAPPGWSEPAQRPEFDEVVIVLTGELTVVVEGRRERVSAGEVGLVPRGKRVVYRNDGQGACDYWSVCAPAFRPELAHMEAPAPREAEYHVTVQVAHNQGREYSRMLSGWARDYLKQLGLSGCELSLSLVDDRAIRRLNRTWRNKDKATDVLSFPAGELPKGTPGPRPLGDVVISLDTAKKQAKEYGRTLEAEMARYLAHGLLHLLGHDHEKPRDAKRMAALEEQLLGENGMVADSLQVDAKARRARSLM from the coding sequence GTGAGACTCCGCAAGGGGAAGCTGATTCCCCGCGACGACGGCAAGCGCATCGAGGAGTTCGTGGGAGCGGCCACCACGGGCACGGAGGCCACCTCCGTCGCGCGGATGCTGGCCCCACCGGGCTGGTCCGAGCCGGCACAGCGCCCCGAGTTCGACGAGGTGGTCATCGTCCTCACCGGCGAGCTGACGGTGGTGGTGGAAGGCCGCCGCGAGCGCGTGTCCGCGGGCGAGGTGGGCCTGGTGCCGCGCGGCAAGCGGGTGGTGTACCGCAACGACGGGCAGGGCGCGTGCGACTACTGGTCCGTGTGCGCGCCGGCCTTCCGCCCGGAGCTGGCGCACATGGAGGCGCCGGCGCCGCGCGAGGCCGAGTACCACGTCACCGTGCAGGTGGCGCACAACCAGGGCCGCGAGTACTCGCGGATGCTCTCGGGCTGGGCGCGCGACTACCTCAAGCAGCTCGGCCTGTCCGGCTGCGAGCTGTCGCTGTCGCTGGTGGATGACAGGGCCATCCGCCGCCTCAACCGCACCTGGCGCAACAAGGACAAGGCGACGGACGTGCTCAGCTTCCCCGCGGGCGAGCTGCCCAAGGGCACGCCGGGGCCGCGCCCGCTGGGCGACGTGGTCATCTCGCTGGACACGGCGAAGAAGCAGGCGAAGGAGTACGGCCGCACGCTGGAAGCGGAGATGGCGCGCTACCTGGCGCACGGCCTCCTGCACCTGCTGGGTCACGACCACGAGAAGCCGCGCGACGCGAAGCGGATGGCGGCGCTGGAGGAGCAGTTGCTGGGCGAGAACGGCATGGTGGCGGACTCGCTCCAGGTGGATGCGAAGGCGCGCCGGGCCCGCAGCCTGATGTAG
- the mazG gene encoding nucleoside triphosphate pyrophosphohydrolase: MVDTTRNPGAELERLVDIMRRLRSEGGCPWDREQDLRSLRPYLLEEAFEVLEEMDRVGYGGSWRTLCEELGDLLFQVVFHAQLGAELGEFTMADVAKGISDKLTRRHPHVFGEEHVEGSEQVLANWAKLKAEEKKQKTGSEGSVLDGVPVAAPALMRAERLTEKASRIGFDWPDLAGVRGKLAEELDELDEAIASGSRDAMEHELGDVLFSLANLARFIKTPAEDALRMAIRRFTTRFQHIESELRAEGVPFGGATLEHMERHWQAAKVKEKSLPPPAWLPRAALSTLRFQVADLPAQRAFWDAVAPRLGWGTLRTGPDEAAYGDAALRVVFSGPRAGTAPAGGGALILTLEAPSRGAVERLRAALEEVRPGTGAGFREGRLTFTDPAGLVWEYATSAG, translated from the coding sequence ATGGTGGACACGACGCGTAACCCCGGGGCCGAGCTGGAGCGACTGGTGGACATCATGCGGCGGCTGCGCTCCGAGGGCGGCTGCCCGTGGGACCGGGAGCAGGACCTGCGCTCGCTGCGCCCCTACCTCCTCGAGGAGGCCTTCGAGGTCCTGGAGGAGATGGACCGCGTCGGGTATGGAGGCTCCTGGCGCACGTTGTGCGAGGAGCTGGGGGACCTGCTCTTCCAGGTGGTCTTCCACGCGCAGCTGGGCGCGGAGCTGGGCGAGTTCACCATGGCCGACGTGGCGAAGGGCATCAGCGACAAGCTCACCCGGCGGCACCCGCACGTCTTCGGCGAGGAGCACGTGGAGGGCTCGGAGCAGGTGCTGGCCAACTGGGCGAAGCTCAAGGCCGAGGAGAAGAAGCAGAAGACGGGCAGCGAGGGCTCCGTGCTGGACGGGGTGCCCGTCGCCGCGCCCGCGCTGATGCGGGCCGAGCGCCTCACCGAGAAGGCCAGCCGCATCGGCTTCGACTGGCCGGACCTCGCGGGCGTGCGCGGCAAGCTGGCGGAGGAGCTGGACGAGCTGGACGAGGCCATCGCCTCCGGAAGCCGGGACGCCATGGAGCACGAGCTGGGCGACGTCCTCTTCTCCCTGGCCAACCTGGCCCGCTTCATCAAGACGCCCGCCGAGGACGCGCTGCGGATGGCCATCCGCCGCTTCACCACGCGCTTCCAGCACATCGAGTCCGAGCTGCGCGCCGAGGGCGTCCCCTTCGGCGGGGCCACCCTGGAGCACATGGAGCGGCACTGGCAGGCCGCGAAGGTGAAGGAGAAGTCCCTGCCGCCGCCCGCCTGGCTGCCCCGCGCCGCCCTGTCCACCCTGCGCTTCCAGGTGGCGGACCTGCCCGCCCAGCGCGCCTTCTGGGACGCGGTGGCGCCCCGGCTGGGGTGGGGCACCCTCCGCACCGGCCCGGACGAGGCCGCCTACGGCGATGCGGCCCTGCGCGTCGTCTTCTCGGGCCCGCGGGCGGGGACGGCCCCGGCCGGGGGTGGGGCGCTGATCCTGACGCTGGAGGCCCCTTCCCGCGGCGCGGTGGAGCGGCTGCGGGCCGCGCTGGAGGAGGTCCGCCCCGGCACCGGAGCCGGATTCCGGGAGGGACGCCTCACCTTCACGGACCCCGCCGGGCTGGTGTGGGAATACGCGACCTCCGCTGGTTGA
- the rpsT gene encoding 30S ribosomal protein S20, which produces MANTKSAEKRHRQSLKRRARNVTVRGEVKTAVKSAREALATKGGNPTDALKAASKALNKAASKGVLHKRTASRRISRLAKAAAKAKA; this is translated from the coding sequence TTGGCCAACACCAAGTCCGCAGAGAAGCGTCACCGTCAGTCCCTCAAGCGTCGCGCGCGCAACGTCACCGTCCGTGGCGAGGTGAAGACCGCCGTGAAGTCCGCCCGTGAGGCGCTCGCCACCAAGGGTGGGAACCCGACGGACGCGCTGAAGGCGGCCTCCAAGGCGCTGAACAAGGCCGCCTCCAAGGGCGTGCTGCACAAGCGCACCGCTTCCCGCCGCATCTCCCGCCTCGCCAAGGCCGCCGCGAAGGCCAAGGCCTGA